The sequence TACGAATTTTGTCGATGGTGCCGCGATACCCATCCCCACATCCAGATCTTTTTAACCCGCTGCCGTCAGTTACATATCTCTGATACCGAGCGACGATGGGCCAAGCAGCAGGGAGCAACCGAATTTCTGGGTGGCTTCGATCGCAACACCCTGATGAGCGGCGCTACGGAAAACACTAAGCGCATTCTCAGCAGCCTCGACTACCCGTTCCTCAACGAAAAAGCGCTGCTGACGGTGCTACTGAACATTCGCCGCCAGCTAAATCTGTCCCAGGCCAGCACCGCCCCCGCCTCGGCCAAGCCCATCCCACTACCCACAAAGGGCAGCGGATTGACCTTGACAAGCTCTCAGGAGACGGGTAAGCCCTCTGCTGACCCTCTCAACGATATCGACTGGGTGACCTCTGGGCTACGGGCTCTGGGCAATGGGATAGCCCGCAAACCTACGAAGGAAACGTTAGCCTCACCCCCACCAGCGGTTAAGTCTAGCGCCCTACCTAAACCCGTAGCCTCCGACGAAAAACTGGCCGAAGGTGTTACCGTACGACGGTACCGGGGTGTGGTTTACTAATCGCGATCGCCAACATTTCTTCAAAAGCCCCAGGTTCTCTGATGAACCTGGGGCTTTGACTATCCATCCCCATGCGCTAGTCGTCGGACTAAGCCTCAGGCTCTGGGGCTGGGTCAGTAGCTTTTTTAGACGTGGCTTTGCGGGTTGTAGTCTTGGTGGTTTTAGCCGCCGTCGATCGCGTAGCCTTCTTCGCTTCTGTACCAGACTTTGTGGCAGACGCCTTAGTGGTAGACGCTTTGGTGCTAGTTGCCTTAGTGGTTTTCTTGGTGCCACTGGCTTTGCTGGCCGCAGCCGTTTTGGTCGTACGGGAAGTGGTCGTTTTTTTGCTGCCGCCTTTAGTCTTTTTAGTTGATGCCTTGGCGTTAATCCAGCTGAGGGCCTCTTCTAAAGAAATTGAATCTAGCTCGGTGTTCTCGGGCACTGAGGCATTGATTTTGCCATGCTTAACGTAGAGACCGTAGGGGCCATTAAACACCGCCACTGGCTCATTATCGTCAGGGTGAGCCCCCAACTCCTTAAGGGGATCAACTTTTTTACGGCCCCGCCCGGCTTTAGGCTGAGCCAGCAGCTCTAGAGCTCGCTCTAGGGTGACAGTCAACACGTCGTCATCGCCTTTGAGCGAACGATAGTCGCGCCCTTCCTTGCCCTGGTCATGCACAATATAGGGGCCAAAGCGACCCTGCCCGGCCTTGATGGACTTGCCCGTTTCTGGATGGGCACCCAGGTTACGGGGAAGTTGCAGCAGCCCCACCGCCATCTCCAAGGTAACTGCCTCGGGCTGAGTGCCCTTGGGCAAAGAAGCCCGCTTGGGGTTTGGGTTATCGTCGGTAGGTTCGCCTAGC is a genomic window of Nodosilinea sp. E11 containing:
- a CDS encoding response regulator — translated: MDAPQKLAFVVQSNRLQGLMWQALLKSQKLAVILEPAKSDLADCVSQIASAGLTLPDIIVLDTEAPELNPYEFCRWCRDTHPHIQIFLTRCRQLHISDTERRWAKQQGATEFLGGFDRNTLMSGATENTKRILSSLDYPFLNEKALLTVLLNIRRQLNLSQASTAPASAKPIPLPTKGSGLTLTSSQETGKPSADPLNDIDWVTSGLRALGNGIARKPTKETLASPPPAVKSSALPKPVASDEKLAEGVTVRRYRGVVY